One stretch of Candidatus Nitrosotenuis cloacae DNA includes these proteins:
- a CDS encoding DUF5679 domain-containing protein, whose translation MMIGYCVKCRAKREMAGSKPVTMKNGKPATKGTCPSCSTAIFRIGKA comes from the coding sequence ATCATGATAGGCTATTGCGTAAAATGCAGAGCAAAACGAGAAATGGCAGGCTCAAAGCCGGTTACAATGAAGAACGGCAAGCCAGCGACAAAAGGAACATGTCCGTCATGTTCAACAGCTATATTTAGAATCGGAAAGGCATAA